The Electrophorus electricus isolate fEleEle1 chromosome 19, fEleEle1.pri, whole genome shotgun sequence genome has a segment encoding these proteins:
- the gc2 gene encoding retinal guanylyl cyclase 2, translating to MWPSLEMHWWLCAFCSLPPEGGSRELHTPDPHPPPLSQHCNVSSCSTVSLWASIILLCLILPTSTAVIFRVGVAGPWSCDPLFAKAYPSEAAQLAVNRINRDPTLSSAAYFDYVVLEEDCETSQALSHFFAYYTQASALVGPVNPGICDAAFLAGKDWYTAVFAWSCMAYELDNGRSHAAFTGTMPSPARVLLRLIRHFRWAHVGIVSSGDNIWRETARTLADALRSHGVPVGIVASVGGDLASMRKTLADVKKLEHLRMVILCMHSVFVGGTSQKMLLETAYDMQMTDGSLVFVPYDTLQYSLPYPEPPRLAHYGNGSKAMRAYDAVLTLTAESPQQFSFYQAYAEAQEHGELPKDVQPHQVSPLFGTIYSSVLFVAHAVQSLRASQERWSGHNLARHSRNLAIRGFSHPIRTTDSGSAMLDYVVLDTDGFSWELKPCYRIEMEADTVRFLGRHIHFPPQGPPGMDSDCWFAPGILCGGGMDLFYVIISVLGVYLLIFFLIACIYFIRRRINQIRLIQGPSKILLTLSDVTFISPSLSNKKLSLDESKTSDTRKSSSECSLPPATYENSNICIHEGDWAWLKRLPNGNFESISPRTSDMFELMKDMRHENVNPFMGFFHDCGVFAIMTECCSRGSLEDLLLNDNVKLDWMFKSSLLLDLIKGMKYLHHRSVCHGRLKSRNCVVDGRFVLKVTDYGYSEVLQAQKFPYVEPPAEELLWTAPESLRGSCPGLHGSLPGDVYSFAIIMQEVVVRGPPFCMLEESAHEIIQKVQKPPPLCRPIVCGDHAPLECIQLMKRCWNEQPERRPDFEEIFDQFKNINKGKKTNIIDSMLRMLEQYSSNLEELIRERTEELEVEKQKTEKLLTQMLPPSVAEALKMGTTVEPECFDSVTVYFSDIVGFTTISANSEPIEVVDLLNDLYTLFDAIISNHDVYKVETIGDAYMVASGLPVPNGTRHAAEVANMALDILSTVGTFKMRHMPDVPVRIRIGLHTGPCVAGVVGLTMPRYCLFGDTVTTASRMETTGMSYRIHVHSSTVQILLELKAGYKLQLRARTELKGKGVEETYWLIGRDGFTKPLPIPPEVKSGEMAHGLQMEEIAAYKRQKVEKVLAKKNK from the exons ATGTGGCCAAGCCTTGAGATGCATTGGTGGCTCTGTGCCTTCTGCAGTTTACCACCAGAAGGGGGCAGCAGAGAGCTCCACACCCCTGATCCACATCCTCCACCTCTTTCTCAGCACTGCAATGTCTCCTCCTGTTCCACTGTGTCCCTTTGGGCCTCCATAATCCTACTGTGCCTCATCCTTCCAACATCCACTGCTGTCATCTTCCGAGTCGGGGTGGCGGGGCCTTGGTCCTGCGACCCTCTTTTTGCCAAGGCCTATCCCAGCGAAGCAGCACAGCTTGCCGTGAACCGCATCAACCGGGACCCCACGCTCTCCTCCGCGGCCTACTTCGATTACGTCGTCCTGGAGGAGGACTGTGAGACATCACAGGCTCTTTCCCACTTCTTCGCATACTACACGCAGGCGTCCGCTCTTGTCGGCCCCGTCAATCCTGGCATCTGTGATGCGGCGTTTCTGGCAGGGAAGGACTGGTACACGGCTGTGTTCGCCTGGTCCTGCATGGCCTACGAGCTTGACAATGGCCGGAGCCACGCAGCCTTCACCGGCACCATGCCTTCACCCGCACGGGTGCTGCTACGTCTCATACGCCACTTCCGTTGGGCTCACGTGGGCATCGTGTCCTCGGGCGACAACATCTGGAGGGAGACGGCCCGCACGCTGGCGGATGCCCTGCGAAGTCACGGCGTGCCTGTCGGCATCGTGGCGTCTGTCGGGGGTGACTTGGCCAGCATGCGCAAGACCCTGGCTGATGTCAAGAAATTAGAGCACCTCCGCA TGGTCATCCTCTGTATGCACTCAGTCTTTGTGGGGGGCACTTCTCAGAAGATGCTCCTGGAGACTGCCTACGACATGCAGATGACAGATGGCTCACTGGTGTTCGTGCCTTACGACACGCTGCAGTACAGCCTGCCCTACCCTGAACCGCCCCGGCTCGCGCACTATGGCAACGGCAGCAAGGCCATGCGCGCCTACGACGCTGTGCTCACCCTCACCGCGGAGTCTCCGCAGCAGTTCTCCTTCTACCAGGCCTACGCCGAGGCACAGGAGCACGGGGAGCTGCCCAAGGACGTGCAGCCCCACCAG GTCTCTCCTCTGTTCGGCACCATCTACTCCTCTGTCCTGTTCGTAGCACATGCTGTGCAAAGCCTGCGAGCATCCCAGGAGCGGTGGTCCGGGCACAACCTGGCCCGGCACAGTCGTAACCTGGCCATCAGAGGATTCAGCCACCCCATCCGCACCACAGACTCCGGCTCGGCCATGTTGGACTATGTGGTGCTGGATACAGATGGCTTTTCATGGGAACTGAAGCCTTGCTACCGCATAGAGATGGAAGCAGACACGGTGCGCTTCCTGGGTCGCCATATTCACTTCCCCCCACAGGGGCCTCCTGGGATGGACTCTGACTGCTGGTTTGCACCTGGGATCctctgtggtggag GTATGGATCTTTTCTATGTGATTATCAGCGTCCTCGGTGTCTATCTActaattttctttcttattgCCTGCATTTACTTTATAAG GCGACGAATCAATCAGATCCGCTTGATTCAGGGCCCAAGCAAAATATTACTGACCTTGTCTGATGTCACGTTCATCAGTCCATCACTGAGCAACAAG AAGCTAAGTTTGGACGAAAGTAAGACCAGTGACACCAGGAAGAGTAGCTCAGAGTGCAGTCTGCCACCAGCCACCTATGAGAACTCCAACATCTGCATCCATGAG GGAGACTGGGCTTGGCTGAAAAGACTTCCCAATGGGAACTTTGAGAGCATCAGCCCCCGTACCAGTGACATGTTTGAACTG ATGAAGGACATGAGACATGAGAATGTTAACCCTTTCATGGGTTTCTTCCACGACTGTGGGGTCTTTGCCATCATGACAGAGTGCTGTTCCCGTGGTAGCCTGGAGGATCTGCTGCTTAATGATAATGTTAAACTGGACTGGATGTTTAAGTCCTCTCTCCTGCTTGACCTCATTAAG GGAATGAAATACCTCCATCACCGGAGTGTATGTCATGGAAGGCTTAAGTCTAGGAACTGTGTGGTTGACGGGCGCTTTGTGCTCAAAGTGACTGACTATGGCTACAGTGAAGTGTTGCAGGCCCAGAAGTTCCCCTATGTGGAGCCCCCAGCTGAAG agctgctgtggACAGCCCCTGAGAGCCTGAGAGGTTCCTGTCCAGGCCTCCATGGCAGTCTCCCAGGGGATGTGTACAGCTTCGCCATCATCATGCAGGAAGTGGTGGTGCGAGGGCCTCCTTTCTGCATGCTAGAGGAGTCTGCTCACG AAATTATTCAAAAGGTCCAGAAACCTCCACCTCTGTGCCGGCCCATTGTGTGTGGAGACCATGCACCCCTGGAGTGTATCCAACTCATGAAACGTTGCTGGAATGAACAGCCTGAGAGGAGACCTGACTTTGAGGAGATCTTTGATCAG TTCAAGAACATAAATAAAGGGAAGAAAACGAACATCATTGACTCCATGCTGCGGATGCTGGAACAGTACTCCTCCAACCTAGAGGAGCTGATCAGAGAGAGGAcggaggagctggaggtggagaaacAGAAGACTGAGAAACTACTCACACAGATGCTGCCACC GTCGGTGGCCGAGGCCCTGAAGATGGGCACCACCGTGGAGCCAGAGTGCTTTGACAGTGTCACTGTCTACTTCAGTGACATTGTTGGTTTCACTACCATTTCAGCCAACAGTGAGCCTATTGAAGTGGTGGACCTTCTTAACGACCTGTACACACTCTTTGACGCCATCATCAGCAACCATGATGTATATAAG GTAGAGACCATAGGCGATGCCTACATGGTGGCCTCAGGTTTACCTGTGCCTAATGGGACCCGCCATGCAGCTGAGGTTGCAAACATGGCTCTGGACATCCTCAGTACAGTGGGGACATTTAAGATGAGACACATGCCTGATGTTCCTGTGCGAATCCGAATTGGTCTTCATACAG GTCCTTGTGTAGCAGGAGTTGTGGGATTAACCATGCCAAGATACTGCTTGTttggagacacagtcaccactGCTTCTAGAATGGAGACCACAGGCATGT CATATCGGATCCACGTCCACTCCAGCACAGTCCAGATCCTGCTGGAACTGAAGGCAGGATATAAGTTACAGCTGAGGGCCAGGACTGAACTGAAG GGCAAAGGCGTAGAAGAGACCTACTGGCTCATCGGCAGGGACGGCTTTACCAAACCACTCCCCATCCCACCTGAAGTCAAGTCAGG AGAAATGGCACATGGCTTGCAAATGGAGGAAATAGCTGCATACAAGAGGCAGAAAGTGGAGAAAGTGCTTGCAAAGAAGAATAAATGA
- the LOC113576562 gene encoding insulin receptor substrate 2-B — translation MANFANYQEGKAAMLMLETQQRAIGDKPAANGDTSVGEPPSSLLNSSGAPFHQHLPPSDQQTAQPKGLQQQQCRYQAPQHFDNENHQESPSSVKPAHEHVAATSSHTQATSVATAVAVNAGAAAADGVGDIKKCGYLRKQKHGHKRFFVLRSSSHLGPGRLEYYDSEKKFRSSLRSAAAVSSGVSSAGAAATASPSKRVIYLYQCFTVNKRADSKNKHLIALYTKDEYFAIVAENEQEQEDWYMALSELMGEGKKGHMDADELDDGYGTVTPGTVFKEVWQVNVKPKGLGQTKNLTGVYRLCLSAKTIHLVKLNSETPCVNLQLMNIRRCGHSESFFFIEVGRSSSIGPGELWMQVDDSVVAQNMHETILETMKALKAFTEFRPRSKSQSSGSNPMPFITMRRHLGNLPPSQTGLQRRSRTESVVGTPPSSKSSGASGYRFRTSSEGEGTMNRPFRSVTGSLIHLNAARANLGRQDSSGGATNRYVRAPPSAAIYHARSASLPVSHFPATTSPVSVSSSSGHGSVTDTITRPSSASICGSPSDGGFNSSDEYGSSPGDFRYFRVRSNTPDSLSNTPPIREEHCLRDYMAMGWNRDMSGCSGGEVAHDESAEEDSRTGSLRRRTPSFSRQVGSGSAGCVAVYQKMTQTNFLLDEAAAEGSALGSSSQATSTSSSLRSEYSSSSEHSQDRPPLVRAPDSFKDDGYMPMMAGVVPSQRDADYMPMQPSTLLSATPPKQSTASPSSRHVDSQGYMMMLPGGGSRTDSSAPASPHISSRAVNRRGTGHPEKGEYMDMSKSRPMAGGHKLSNDAYYTLTTPETLKSSSSYFSLPRSYKAPARDRTEHDEYVPMSSPAKPACDPTTSTCEYDGTPPPGFAPQHNGCSDELVTDPRVARPNRLLLSRRSCHEEGRPSSPGEYINIEFGEQALQPACPITIEDSIPVPSVSRACHRSPLPQEYMSIEVDGLPPKSQSPRPSLVAPWNPPTYVQPSASSSSHHDGVTVGRPDDYTEMSFRRREESQSPSAMLQHLCVLEQCYPSSTPRAEPKVIRADPQGRRRHSSETFVTLATVAGGDGADVGVPVPSSDPQAAGSKWQGSPSFDTMWMCVDSTAAGEPAGFCLDQAEASVSSLRTERTVEHQNGINYIALDLKEDLLPGSTHDAHPSSPSSLPLPENRAYTSIDYTKPEGIAAATKD, via the exons ATGGCAAATTTTGCAAATTACCAAGAAGGTAAAGCCGCTATGTTGATGCTGgagacacagcagagagctATTGGGGATAAACCGGCGGCCAACGGCGACACTTCTGTTGGGGAACCCCCTTCTTCCCTACTTAATAGCAGTGGCGCTCCTTTCCATCAGCACCTACCGCCCTCTGACCAGCAGACCGCACAGCCAAAGGGACTCCAGCAACAACAGTGTCGTTACCAGGCGCCGCAACATTTCGATAACGAGAACCACCAGGAATCCCCGTCGTCTGTGAAACCGGCACACGAGCACGTCGCTGCTACTTCAAGCCACACACAGGCTACCTCCGTCGCCACTGCTGTAGCTGTGAACGCCGGTGCCGCTGCTGCCGACGGAGTGGGTGACATTAAAAAGTGCGGTTACCTGAGGAAACAGAAACACGGCCACAAGAGGTTTTTTGTCTTGCGGTCGTCAAGTCATTTAGGGCCCGGACGACTGGAGTACTATGATAGCGAAAAGAAATTTCGTAGTAGCCTACGTTCCGCCGCTGCTGTCAGCTCTGGCGTCTCATCTGCCGGTGCTGCCGCGACTGCCTCTCCTTCCAAAAGGGTGATTTACCTCTACCAGTGCTTCACTGTAAATAAAAGGGCGGATTCTAAGAACAAACACCTCATAGCTCTGTATACTAAAGATGAGTATTTTGCGATTGTAGCTGAGAATGAGCAAGAGCAGGAGGACTGGTACATGGCCCTGAGTGAGCTGATGGGTGAAGGTAAAAAAGGTCACATGGACGCGGATGAGCTCGATGACGGCTACGGTACGGTCACCCCAGGCACTGTGTTCAAGGAGGTGTGGCAGGTAAATGTAAAGCCCAAAGGCCTCGGTCAAACAAAAAATCTCACTGGTGTATACAGGCTGTGCCTCTCTGCTAAGACCATCCACTTGGTAAAACTGAACTCCGAGACTCCATGTGTAAACTTGCAGCTAATGAATATCAGACGCTGCGGACATTCTGAAAGCTTCTTCTTCATAGAGGTTGGCCGTTCCTCTTCTATTGGCCCAGGGGAGTTATGGATGCAGGTGGATGACTCAGTGGTGGCTCAGAACATGCACGAGACCATTTTAGAAACCATGAAGGCATTAAAAGCCTTCACTGAATTCAGACCAAGGAGTAAAAGTCAGTCGTCGGGTTCCAACCCCATGCCTTTCATCACCATGCGACGTCACTTGGGGAACCTTCCACCCAGCCAGACCGGCCTTCAGCGGCGCTCACGGACTGAGTCTGTGGTGGGCACCCCACCTAGTAGTAAGAGCAGTGGGGCGAGTGGATACCGGTTTCGTACCTCCAGCGAGGGGGAGGGCACCATGAACCGCCCCTTTCGGTCAGTCACAGGCAGCCTGATACACCTAAACGCTGCCCGTGCCAACCTGGGCAGACAGGATAGCAGTGGGGGAGCCACTAACCGATATGTGCGGGCCCCGCCTAGTGCTGCCATCTACCATGCACGGTCcgcatcacttcctgtctctcacttCCCAGCCACCACCAGCCCGGTGAGCGTGTCCAGTAGCAGTGGCCATGGCTCTGTCACTGATACCATAACCCGCCCTTCCAGTGCCTCTATCTGTGGCTCGCCCAGCGACGGTGGCTTCAACTCGTCTGACGAGTACGGCTCCAGCCCCGGAGACTTCCGTTACTTCAGGGTACGCAGCAACACGCCTGATTCACTGAGCAACACTCCACCCATCCGGGAGGAGCACTGTCTCAGAGACTACATGGCCATGGGCTGGAACCGAGATATGTCTGGGTGTAGTGGCGGGGAGGTGGCCCACGATGAGAGTGCTGAGGAAGATTCTCGTACAGGCTCACTCAGGAGGCGGACCCCCTCCTTCTCCAGACAGGTGGGGAGTGGCAGTGCAGGATGTGTAGCTGTGTACCAGAAGATGACTCAGACCAACTTCTTGCTGGACGAGGCTGCGGCTGAGGGAAGTGCTCTGGGCAGCAGCAGCCAggccacctccacctcctcctcgctcCGCTCTGAATACAGCTCCAGCTCCGAACACAGCCAGGACCGACCCCCTTTAGTGCGGGCTCCAGACTCCTTTAAAGACGACGGCTACATGCCCATGATGGCTGGCGTCGTGCCCTCCCAGCGTGATGCGGACTATATGCCTATGCAACCCAGTACCCTCCTGTCTGCCACCCCGCCGAAACAGAGCACTGCTTCGCCTTCCTCTCGGCACGTGGACTCCCAAGGCTATATGATGATGCTCCCTGGTGGGGGTAGCAGGACGGATAGCTCAGCACCAGCCAGCCCTCATATTAGCAGCAGGGCTGTCAATCGGAGAGGCACGGGGCACCCTGAGAAAGGAGAATATATGGACATGTCGAAGAGTAGGCCCATGGCAGGTGGGCATAAACTCTCTAACGACGCTTACTACACGCTGACCACTCCTGAGACACTCAAGTCCTCTAGCTCATATTTCTCCCTACCGCGCTCATACAAAGCCCCAGCAAGGGACCGGACCGAGCATGATGAGTACGTCCCCATGAGCTCACCTGCCAAGCCTGCTTGTGACCCTACCACTAGCACATGTGAGTACGATGGTACGCCTCCCCCTGGCTTTGCACCCCAGCACAATGGCTGCAGTGACGAGCTTGTGACAGACCCCCGCGTGGCGCGTCCTAACCGCCTCCTCCTCAGCCGACGCAGCTGTCATGAAGAGGGCCGTCCCTCCAGCCCTGGAGAGTACATCAACATTGAGTTTGGGGAGCAGGCTTTACAGCCCGCCTGCCCCATCACAATAGAGGATTCCATCCCTGTCCCTAGTGTTAGCAGGGCATGCCATCGCTCACCTCTTCCCCAGGAGTACATGAGCATAGAGGTGGATGGCCTTCCCCCCAAAAGCCAATCTCCACGGCCCTCCCTGGTGGCCCCCTGGAACCCACCTACTTACGTTCAGCCCTCGGCCTCTTCGTCCTCCCATCACGATGGGGTCACTGTGGGTCGACCGGATGACTACACAGAGATGAGCTTCCGCCGGCGGGAGGAGTCCCAGAGTCCCTCGGCCATGCTGCAGCACTTGTGTGTTCTGGAGCAGTGCTACCCAAGCTCGACTCCCCGTGCCGAGCCAAAGGTAATCCGCGCTGACCCCCAGGGCAGGCGGAGACACAGCTCCGAGACCTTCGTCACGCTGGCCACCGTGGCTGGTGGGGATGGTGCTGATGTGGGCGTGCCAGTGCCCAGCAGCGACCCGCAGGCGGCAGGCAGTAAGTGGCAGGGCTCACCATCCTTTGACAccatgtggatgtgtgtggacAGCACGGCAGCAGGGGAGCCAGCCGGCTTCTGCTTGGACCAAGCTGAAGCAAGCGTCTCCTCCCTGAGGACTGAAAGGACAGTGGAACATCAGAATGGCATCAACTACATCGCTCTGGACCTGAAGGAGGACCTGCTGCCTGGGAGCACCCACGATGCACACCCCTCATCGCCTTCTAGTCTGCCTCTCCCCGAAAACAGGGCCTACACCAGCATAGACTACACCAAACCTGAAGGGATCGCTGCAGCTACTAAAG ACTGA